Sequence from the Bacillus thuringiensis genome:
AAGTGATTGTTCCGTACATTTTTCTTGAGCCCATTTTAAAATTAAGTCTAAATCCAAACTAACCCATCCCCTTATATCTCTTACATTCCATTATTAAAGTTTTACGTTGCAAGTGGAACGAAATGAAATAGTATCGAGAGCATCAATATAAAAGAAACCATTCCCATTATTGAAAGTATATATTCTTTTGATTTTCTATCATATTTCCATTCCATCCATGCTCTTAAAGTCCATGATATCCCTAAATAAGTGAACATGACATAAGTCATTTTAGCGTTCTCAAATTTAAACATATAATAACAACTACTTATTACATAAATAATAATAAGCCCTATTTCTAATTTTACATGTAAACTATTCACATGCTTATATTCAAAAAAGCCTCTTTTCTCCATATTTAATTTTCTTCTTAAAAACTGTTCTATAAAGTAACCACCTATACCAAGTCCAATAATAATAAGCAAAATTGTAGAAATACCCATTGCTATCCCTCCTATTACTTTATTTATCTTTAGTAATAAAGTGAACTATATTACAGTTATCCTCTTCTAAATAACTTACAATTCCTTCAGGATATGTGGGCTTCTCCTTTAGCTCATTTATACTTTTCCAAGTTAATTTAATATCTTCATGTTCTTTATGCCTTATTTCATTTGTAATTATCTCTTTAACAGTTCCCCAATGTATCAATGTACAATGATGTCCTTTTTCGTTGTTCCACTCGAAAATATGCTCATTTACAACGGCTAATTCTTAAACATCAATCTTCAAATCGTATTCTTCCATTAATTCTCGTATTATTGCTTCTTTTGCTGTTCCACCAAATTCAATAGAACCGCCTGGAAAACGATAAAATGTTTTATTTAAATCACATTGTACAAGTACTTCAGAATGATCTTCATTTAAAATCATTACTTCAGCACGTAATTTAAGTATTTTCATTTTGTCAATCCGTTCATTCCACATATGATTAAATCCAATAACTATAAAAGAAAAGATTAAACATAATTCCTGTTATTATTAATAGTGGAACCGTTCCTAAAGAAATGACATATTCCCTCGATTCTTTATCAAATTTCCACTCCATATATGATTGAAAGCAGTATAAAGTTATTAAAAATAAAATGGGTAAATTACTAATATAAATAGGATTTAAAGTGGCACATATCATCGTAACAATTATATAAGAAATGATAAGAGCCCTAGTCCCCCATTTATGAGCGCTGTTTACATATTTACTATTCCAGTCAGTTTGTTTCGGTATATTTAATTTTTTTCTCACTACTTTTTCCAAAATAACTACAAATATGATCCATAATACTAATAAAATTACTTTAACTAAAAACAGTGATGTCTCCTCCTTTACCTTTTATCTGGCTGATCACTCGGATACATAGCCTCTCCTTTATTATCAATGTCCCAACAAATAACGGTCGCACTATCGCGTCCGAATTGATGATGAACGTGCTCTAATACATGATGAACACTTTCTTCAAGTTTTATATCATTTCTATTCATATCACTATACAGATTTACAGGAGTTTCATACCGCCGTTCTCCGCATTCTAATACCCCATCTGTGACCATTACAATTCGATTCTTTCCATTACGTAATTCACGAATGCCTGTTGAATAACAAGGAACAGGTAAATCAAATGTGTTTACATTTCCAATCCATTCGTAAAAATGACGTTGATTTAACGCATATTGTCCTAACTTATGTAACTCTTCATGAAATACATAAACTAAACAGTCTCCAATAGATAGCCACCATATATAATTTTCTTTTCTTACACATAGTAAGCAAGCTGTTTCACCTTTAATTCTTTGACACTTTTCCTTAAATGAAGAAGATTGAAAGGTAGTAAGAATATGATTTTCAAAAGATCGAAATACTGTATCAATCGATTCATTCATCATTTCTTTTATATTTTCATATTCTTTTTGAATTGTATTTACTACTAAATCAACACTTTCTGCACTATTATGTCCGTCCAAAATAACTGCAAATTCCCAATCACCATTCGACCAAACTAAAGCCCCATCTTCATTCTTTTTTGCTCCGGCGCTTATATTCCCGCCATATGTACCGAGCACGATGTCACCATATTGTTTTACTGAAACTTCGTCTAAACACATTTTCCTACTTCCAACCCATGCATATTGTCTATTATTTGTTGTATGCATACTCATTCACCATATACTCTCGTATTCTTTCGCATAGTTTTTTGATTTTCGCTGCGTCACCATATGGTGCACCAGTCCATTTCGCTACTTCAGTCGGTGACCAAAACTCTTTTGGTGTATTTGCATAACGCGGTATAATGTGCATATGCATATGTGGTACACCGTTCCCTGAAACAAAAGTGTAAATATGTTCTGCACCTTCACTTTCTTTTAGCGCTTTACTTACTCTACTTGTTATAAGTCCGAACCTTTTCGCTTCTTCATCTGTTAGTTCAGCAAGACCAGGTACATGTCTTTTTATATCTATCATTACATAACCAAGATATGTTTCTTCGCTATCCCAGTGAACATGTCCAATGTAAACGAGTTCATCTTCGTAAATAGCTCCACCTGGAACTTTAATGTTTCCTTTATGTTTTTCACAAATGAAGCAGTTTTGTTCTTCTTGATTATTTTTTGACATATCCATCACCATCCTTTTCATTTATAATATCATAAAAAAAGGAAAAATAGGATTTATATTCCTAAAATTCATTCTTTTTATACAACAATTTTTGAAATGAATTTACCTCTCATTATTTCTTCAAAACCGCAAATCCAATTACAATTCCAATCACAATTCCGATTACTAAATTATTAGTAAAATAACCTTGGAATACACCAATTACAACCCCTATACCAACACCTATTACCAAAGCATCATTTTTATTATTTTTAGCCAAAATTACATCTCCTCCCATCATTTACCCCCTAATAATATCCATTTACATGACGTCGCTGTCTCCTAATATATTCGCTATTCCATTTAATAATTTCCAAAAAATGCACTTTATTACTTATACTTTTCCACCACATAATCCTTTTCTTAAGGAGAGATTCTCAAGTCGCTATTAAATAAACATATCTTTATTCATCGAAAAATTAATTCAATGAAATAACAGCAAAACCAAGTTTGTGCACCTACTGGCGATTCTGTTATTGTTCGTATGTAATTTTTTCAAACAAAAAACACACTTTGTATAATAAAGTGTGTTTTCGTTTTATCTTCTTTTTTGATGAAACCCTTGTGTAATCCGGTCTAATATAATCGCAATAACAACGATAGCAAGTCCAGCTTCAAATCCCATTCCGATATTAACTTGTGTTACAGAGCGGTATACATCAACTCCAAGACCTGGTGCTCCTACAAGAGATGCTGTTACTACCATCGATAACGAAAGCATAATGCTTTGGTTCACACCAGCCATGATTGTTCCAGTTGCGAGTGGTAATTGTACTTTAAATAATTTTTGTGATGCGGTAGAGCCAAACGCATTCGCTGCTTCAATTAAATCTTCTGGAACTTGTCTAATTCCTAAGTCAGTAAAACGAATTGTCGGTGGCATTGCAAAGATTACGGATGCGATAATCCCAGGCACTACACCTACTCCGAAAAATGTAATTGCAGGAATAAGATATACGAAAGCCGGCATTGTTTGCATAAAGTCTAATGTCGGTTTTAAAAATTTTGAGAAGCGTTCATTTTGAGAAGCTAAAATTCCGATTGGGATTCCTACAATAATTGAAATAATAACAGACGTAAGTACAAGTGCTAATGTTTGCATCGTCTGTGCCCAGTAGTTAATATTTAAAATAAATAATAAACCGATCAGTGTAAAAATAATTAAAGATACCTTTCTCGTTGTGTACCAAATGAGGAAACAAAGGATAATAATCATCAATATGGCCGGTATTATTGTTAAAAAATTAGTGAGTAAATCAACGAATCCACCGATAATATAAGAGAATCCTCGGAATAATCCTTCAAGGTGCTCATATAAACTTGCAACAAATGAGTCGACCCATTCCCCTAAAGGAATACGTGGTATACTATTCATCGTCTTTCACCTCTTCCTCAATATTACCTGCAAGAGCTTGAATGACACTTTCACGTTTAATAATTCCTCTTAGCCTTTTTTTCTCATCGATTACTGGTAACGGATATTTCATCTCCGCCATTTTTGCATACGTTTCCTCTAGTAAAGTATCTAAATAAACATGCGGAATATCGTTAAGTAATAAATCAGCAATCGGCCACTGTTTTTGAACTGCTTTACTTGCATCATCCGCAGTTAATATACCTAAAAACTCATACTTTTTATTAACTACATAAACAGTAGAAACCCCGGCGTTCCTCATAATTTGAAGTGCTACACGTGGTCCCCGATCAATTAATAATGTCTCTGGTCGTTTTAATATAGATTCCGCCGTAATTACTTTTCCTAAATTCACGTCCGCCACGAACTTCTCTACAAACTCATTGGCAGGACTCATCATAATTTCTTCCGGTGTTCCAATTTGGACAACTTCACCGTCTTTCATTAACGCAATTCGATCACCAATTCGAAGGGCTTCATCTAAATCATGCGTAATAAAAATAATTGTTTTTTCCATTTTGTCTTGTAACTCTAATAGCTCATCTTGCATTTCTTTTCGAATAAGTGGATCTAACGCACTAAATGACTCATCCATAAGTAAAACATCCGGATCGTTCGTAAGCGCTCTTGCAATGCCAACACGCTGCTGCATACCACCACTCAGTTGACTTGGATAATTATCTTTATGATGGTCTAGGCCAACTAATTTCAAAGACTCTAACGCCTTTCTCTCTCGTTCCTCTACTGGTACTCCTTGTATTTCTAATCCGTATGCCACGTTTTGCAAAACAGTACGATGCGGGAATAGAGCGAATTTCTGGAAGACCATGCTCATCTTCGTTCTTCTCACTCTTCGTAACTCTTCTTTTCCCATCGTTGCGATGTCTTCACCATCTATGTATATATGCCCCGCTGTTGGTCTAATTAATTGGTTTAACATACGAACTAACGTAGATTTCCCACTACCAGATAAACCCATAATTACAAAAATTTCTCCAGTATATACTTCAAACGTTGCCTTTTTCACACCAACGTTCATTCCTGTCTCTTTCAAAATTTCTGATTTACTTTTTCCCTCTTTTAATAAGGTAAGGGCTCTTTGCGGGTGTTTCCCAAATACTTTTGTTACGTTTTCAACACGCACCTTTGTATTATCCATGTCACTACTCCTTTTCTACCCATCTATTCACATAGTGTTGCGATTTTACAAAGAAATATTACATAAAAATGACATTCATAAGATTTCTTTAAAATTCTCGTTTCCGTTCATAATAAGAATGCTTACTTATACATTTATTTAAAAAGGCAAACGTTTCTTAGGAGGTTTTCAATGAGAAAGAAAATATGGCTTATATGCCTTGCATTATTTATTACTATGATTTTCACTTCATGTAATGCAACAAATGCAAATTCGAAAGGAAAAATTAAACTTGGTGTAACAAGTTGGAAAGAAAACATTGCAACAGCAAACATGTGGAAAGTTTTATTAGAACAAAAAGGCTACAAAGTTGAACTCATGTATTTAGAAAAAGCGGCGATTTGGACTGGTGTCGCTCGTGGTGATGTTGATGCTAATTTAGAAGTATGGCTACCCGTTACGGATAAACCGCTAAACGATCGTTATAAAGATGATATTGTCTTAAAATCAAAATGGTATGAAGGTACTGGACTTGGCCTTGTCGTACCTTCTTATATGAAAAACATAAATAGTATCGAGGATTTAAATGCTCATAAAGATGAACTAGATAACAAAATTGTCGGTATCGAACCCGGTAGTAGTCTTATGAATTTAACGAATAAAGCCATGAAGGAATATGATATTAAACTAAAACTTGTCCAATCTTCTGAAGCGGCGATGATGAGTGAACTAAAGAAAGCATATACGAAAAAGAAACCAATCGCTGTTACGCTTTGGAATCCGCATTGGGGCTTTTCAGAATTTGACTTAAAATATTTAAAAGACCCTAAGAAAGTATATGGTGAAAAAGATGACATTTATTACTCTGTTCGTAAAGGTTTCGAAAAAGATCACCCGGATATCGTGAAATACTTTGATAAATGGAAAATGAACGATGAACAGCTTGGTACATTAATGGTCATGTTAAATAAAACGAAAGATCCAGAAGAAGCTGCTCGAAATTGGATTAAAAAGAATCAATCGTTAGTTGATGAATGGATTAAAGATTAAAAAACAGGCTAGAGAATTAGCATATTCTCTAGCCTGTTTTATGTTATTTTTTCTCAACGACCCCATCAACAATCCCATATTCTTTAGCTTCCTCTGCTGTCATAAAATAATCTCTTTCCGTATCATGTGCTATTTTTTCGATTGGCTTTCCTGTTCTGTCAGCAATAATTTGATTAATGTCATGCTTTAATTTCAATATTCTTTTTGCTGTAATTTCGATTTCTGTTGCTTGCCCTTTTACACCGCCAAGTGGCTGATGAATCATGATTTCACTATTAGGAAGCGCAAATCTTTTTCCTTTTGCGCCAGCTAATAGTAAAAGGGCACCAAATGATGCTGCTAAGCCCATACAAAGCGTTTGCACATCCGGTTTAATAAGATTCATTGTATCTAATATTGCAAATCCCGCTGTCGTTGAGCCGCCAGGACTATTAATATACAGGAATATATCTTTCTCTGCGTCTTCCGCTTCTAAAAATAATAATTGCGCTACTACACTGCTCGCAACCTGATCATTAA
This genomic interval carries:
- a CDS encoding DUF4181 domain-containing protein; this translates as MGISTILLIIIGLGIGGYFIEQFLRRKLNMEKRGFFEYKHVNSLHVKLEIGLIIIYVISSCYYMFKFENAKMTYVMFTYLGISWTLRAWMEWKYDRKSKEYILSIMGMVSFILMLSILFHFVPLAT
- a CDS encoding DUF4181 domain-containing protein — its product is MEKVVRKKLNIPKQTDWNSKYVNSAHKWGTRALIISYIIVTMICATLNPIYISNLPILFLITLYCFQSYMEWKFDKESREYVISLGTVPLLIITGIMFNLFFYSYWI
- a CDS encoding PP2C family serine/threonine-protein phosphatase, producing MHTTNNRQYAWVGSRKMCLDEVSVKQYGDIVLGTYGGNISAGAKKNEDGALVWSNGDWEFAVILDGHNSAESVDLVVNTIQKEYENIKEMMNESIDTVFRSFENHILTTFQSSSFKEKCQRIKGETACLLCVRKENYIWWLSIGDCLVYVFHEELHKLGQYALNQRHFYEWIGNVNTFDLPVPCYSTGIRELRNGKNRIVMVTDGVLECGERRYETPVNLYSDMNRNDIKLEESVHHVLEHVHHQFGRDSATVICWDIDNKGEAMYPSDQPDKR
- a CDS encoding HIT family protein; this encodes MKRMVMDMSKNNQEEQNCFICEKHKGNIKVPGGAIYEDELVYIGHVHWDSEETYLGYVMIDIKRHVPGLAELTDEEAKRFGLITSRVSKALKESEGAEHIYTFVSGNGVPHMHMHIIPRYANTPKEFWSPTEVAKWTGAPYGDAAKIKKLCERIREYMVNEYAYNK
- a CDS encoding ABC transporter permease, with protein sequence MNSIPRIPLGEWVDSFVASLYEHLEGLFRGFSYIIGGFVDLLTNFLTIIPAILMIIILCFLIWYTTRKVSLIIFTLIGLLFILNINYWAQTMQTLALVLTSVIISIIVGIPIGILASQNERFSKFLKPTLDFMQTMPAFVYLIPAITFFGVGVVPGIIASVIFAMPPTIRFTDLGIRQVPEDLIEAANAFGSTASQKLFKVQLPLATGTIMAGVNQSIMLSLSMVVTASLVGAPGLGVDVYRSVTQVNIGMGFEAGLAIVVIAIILDRITQGFHQKRR
- a CDS encoding quaternary amine ABC transporter ATP-binding protein gives rise to the protein MDNTKVRVENVTKVFGKHPQRALTLLKEGKSKSEILKETGMNVGVKKATFEVYTGEIFVIMGLSGSGKSTLVRMLNQLIRPTAGHIYIDGEDIATMGKEELRRVRRTKMSMVFQKFALFPHRTVLQNVAYGLEIQGVPVEERERKALESLKLVGLDHHKDNYPSQLSGGMQQRVGIARALTNDPDVLLMDESFSALDPLIRKEMQDELLELQDKMEKTIIFITHDLDEALRIGDRIALMKDGEVVQIGTPEEIMMSPANEFVEKFVADVNLGKVITAESILKRPETLLIDRGPRVALQIMRNAGVSTVYVVNKKYEFLGILTADDASKAVQKQWPIADLLLNDIPHVYLDTLLEETYAKMAEMKYPLPVIDEKKRLRGIIKRESVIQALAGNIEEEVKDDE
- a CDS encoding glycine betaine ABC transporter substrate-binding protein, translated to MRKKIWLICLALFITMIFTSCNATNANSKGKIKLGVTSWKENIATANMWKVLLEQKGYKVELMYLEKAAIWTGVARGDVDANLEVWLPVTDKPLNDRYKDDIVLKSKWYEGTGLGLVVPSYMKNINSIEDLNAHKDELDNKIVGIEPGSSLMNLTNKAMKEYDIKLKLVQSSEAAMMSELKKAYTKKKPIAVTLWNPHWGFSEFDLKYLKDPKKVYGEKDDIYYSVRKGFEKDHPDIVKYFDKWKMNDEQLGTLMVMLNKTKDPEEAARNWIKKNQSLVDEWIKD
- the clpP gene encoding ATP-dependent Clp endopeptidase proteolytic subunit ClpP; amino-acid sequence: MNAIPYVVEQTKLGERSYDIYSRLLKDRIIIIGSEINDQVASSVVAQLLFLEAEDAEKDIFLYINSPGGSTTAGFAILDTMNLIKPDVQTLCMGLAASFGALLLLAGAKGKRFALPNSEIMIHQPLGGVKGQATEIEITAKRILKLKHDINQIIADRTGKPIEKIAHDTERDYFMTAEEAKEYGIVDGVVEKK